From Methanococcus maripaludis, one genomic window encodes:
- a CDS encoding tyrosine-type recombinase/integrase has translation MCTTETLYNYRARFKKIALCVNHAFQSCAMKVSNVVIPQSLVGKSKRDITMTEEHAELLLNYCKNSTAKAAIGVRFALMFGLRVSEVTKIMAKDIDFEKRTLHIHRSKGGLSRDIPIAELHLKFLKEIKNQFDENQRLCPLKNDSVNKFIYRVFEFHGINDYKDAKTSVHAIRKLWAQKLYNKLRHEGKTIKQACEEVSVQLGHGKDRKDVFNRYISNIW, from the coding sequence GTGTGTACAACTGAAACTCTTTACAATTATCGTGCAAGATTTAAAAAAATTGCACTTTGCGTAAATCATGCATTCCAATCATGTGCAATGAAGGTTTCAAATGTGGTAATTCCCCAATCTTTGGTTGGAAAATCAAAGAGGGATATCACGATGACAGAAGAACATGCTGAACTTTTGTTAAATTACTGTAAAAACAGTACTGCAAAGGCTGCGATTGGGGTTAGATTTGCTTTGATGTTTGGACTGCGTGTTTCCGAAGTTACCAAAATCATGGCCAAAGATATTGATTTTGAAAAAAGGACTTTGCATATTCATCGAAGTAAAGGTGGACTCAGTAGAGACATTCCAATTGCAGAATTGCATTTGAAATTTTTAAAAGAAATCAAGAATCAATTTGATGAAAATCAGAGACTCTGCCCTTTAAAGAATGATTCGGTCAACAAATTCATATATCGGGTTTTCGAGTTTCACGGAATAAATGACTACAAAGATGCAAAAACGTCTGTTCACGCCATTCGGAAATTGTGGGCACAGAAATTGTACAATAAATTACGCCATGAAGGAAAAACAATAAAACAGGCATGTGAAGAAGTATCAGTTCAGTTGGGTCACGGAAAAGATAGAAAAGATGTATTCAACAGATATATATCAAATATATGGTAA
- the dph2 gene encoding diphthamide biosynthesis enzyme Dph2, producing the protein MWDLETDRVLNEIKTRNARKVLFQAPEGLKRAVEKEIEFLKTKVDAELMIWGETCFGACDLCDEEVKILGIDLIIHYGHEELSYVHSEIPVVFVHAYFKENEYFLEDVENIVKEMENPTVTTTIQFKKALSKFNPVVILGCKAPVENAENVLFVGTGIFHPLMMAYKLKKTVKIYNPVTRKISEISDQEIKKLIKLRIGRVSKLLLNPPKKIGVVLSTKKGQCRLKSFENVIELLKKNNIEYIPIVLNNLSQSYLIYKVDAYVICACPRIVMDDYQNYESTLITPEELRMYLSNDFEYKFDEILENNFY; encoded by the coding sequence ATGTGGGATTTAGAGACAGATAGGGTCTTAAACGAGATAAAAACAAGAAATGCGAGAAAAGTATTATTTCAAGCACCTGAAGGACTTAAAAGGGCAGTTGAAAAGGAAATAGAATTTTTAAAAACGAAAGTTGATGCAGAACTCATGATATGGGGCGAAACCTGTTTTGGTGCGTGTGATCTGTGCGATGAAGAAGTTAAAATTTTAGGAATAGATTTAATTATCCATTACGGGCATGAAGAACTTTCATACGTTCATTCAGAAATTCCCGTAGTATTCGTTCACGCTTATTTTAAAGAAAACGAGTATTTTTTAGAAGATGTTGAAAATATCGTTAAAGAAATGGAAAATCCGACCGTTACGACAACTATTCAATTTAAAAAAGCGCTTTCAAAGTTCAATCCCGTTGTAATTTTGGGATGCAAGGCTCCGGTTGAAAATGCAGAAAACGTCCTTTTTGTTGGAACTGGAATATTTCACCCCTTAATGATGGCTTATAAACTTAAAAAAACTGTTAAAATTTATAATCCGGTTACAAGGAAGATTTCTGAAATAAGTGACCAAGAGATAAAAAAACTGATAAAATTGAGGATCGGGCGAGTTTCAAAGTTATTATTAAATCCACCTAAAAAAATTGGCGTGGTTTTATCGACCAAAAAAGGACAGTGCAGGTTAAAGTCATTTGAAAATGTAATTGAACTTTTAAAGAAGAATAACATTGAATACATTCCAATAGTTTTAAACAACTTATCACAGAGCTATTTAATTTACAAAGTCGACGCATACGTGATCTGTGCATGTCCGAGAATTGTGATGGATGACTACCAAAATTATGAAAGTACGTTAATTACTCCAGAAGAACTCAGAATGTATCTTTCAAACGACTTTGAGTACAAATTCGATGAAATTTTGGAGAATAATTTCTACTAA
- the thiC gene encoding phosphomethylpyrimidine synthase translates to MTQMTDAKSGIITEEMKFVANEEGMDVETLKNLIAKGYVVIPKNVNRNTKPVGIGDNLRTKVNVNLGTSPDFVDIACELKKVEISNKYGADAIMDLSTGGNLPEIRKEIIKNTNLPIGTVPIYEVGVDAKQKYGRVIDMDEDLIFNVIERQAKEGVDFMTLHCGITKQTVNALNNDPRKMGVVSRGGAFLTAYIMYHDRENPLYKEFDYLLELLKEHDVTLSLGDGMRPGCLQDNTDRAQIQELITLGELVDKCREQGVQVMVEGPGHVPYNNIEANMKIQKTVCKNAPFYVLGPIVTDLAPGYDHITAAIGGTLAAVSGANFLCYVTPAEHVRLMKEDDVKEGLIASKIAAQAADVAKGHSIAWKLEKEMADARIKHDWDRQFEIALDSDKPRKMREEIPSKDEKACSVCGDYCALLMVEELGKR, encoded by the coding sequence ATGACCCAGATGACTGACGCAAAATCCGGAATAATTACCGAAGAGATGAAGTTCGTAGCAAATGAAGAGGGAATGGATGTTGAAACACTCAAAAACCTGATTGCGAAAGGATACGTCGTAATTCCAAAAAACGTAAACAGAAACACGAAACCAGTTGGAATTGGCGATAATTTAAGAACTAAAGTTAATGTAAATCTTGGAACTTCTCCAGATTTTGTAGATATCGCTTGCGAACTTAAAAAAGTTGAAATTTCAAATAAATACGGTGCTGATGCAATTATGGACTTAAGTACCGGCGGAAATCTTCCAGAAATCAGAAAAGAGATTATTAAAAACACGAATCTTCCAATCGGAACCGTTCCAATATATGAAGTCGGTGTTGATGCAAAACAAAAGTACGGAAGAGTCATCGATATGGACGAGGATTTAATATTTAACGTGATTGAACGGCAGGCAAAAGAAGGTGTTGATTTCATGACACTTCACTGCGGAATTACAAAACAGACTGTTAACGCATTGAATAACGATCCAAGGAAAATGGGCGTAGTAAGTAGGGGCGGCGCATTTTTAACCGCATACATCATGTACCACGACAGAGAAAACCCGCTTTACAAAGAATTTGATTACTTGCTCGAACTTTTAAAAGAACATGACGTAACTTTGAGCCTCGGGGATGGAATGAGACCTGGATGCTTACAGGACAATACGGATAGAGCCCAAATCCAGGAATTAATTACGTTAGGAGAACTAGTGGACAAATGTAGGGAACAAGGAGTTCAGGTAATGGTTGAAGGACCGGGACACGTCCCATACAACAACATCGAAGCAAACATGAAAATTCAAAAAACAGTGTGTAAAAATGCGCCATTCTACGTTTTAGGCCCGATTGTAACAGATTTAGCACCTGGATACGACCATATCACGGCAGCAATTGGTGGAACTCTTGCAGCAGTTAGTGGGGCAAATTTCCTCTGCTACGTAACTCCTGCTGAACACGTAAGGCTCATGAAAGAAGACGACGTGAAAGAAGGATTAATCGCATCAAAAATTGCTGCACAAGCTGCAGACGTTGCAAAAGGACATTCAATCGCATGGAAACTTGAAAAAGAAATGGCTGATGCAAGAATAAAACACGACTGGGATAGGCAGTTTGAAATCGCGCTTGATAGCGATAAACCAAGAAAAATGAGAGAAGAAATTCCTTCAAAAGATGAAAAAGCATGCAGTGTCTGTGGAGACTACTGCGCCCTTTTAATGGTCGAAGAACTTGGAAAAAGATAA
- a CDS encoding L-threonylcarbamoyladenylate synthase, with product MKTFEISESNLKNCNDEIESARKMILDGKIILCGTDTLYGLSTNALDKKAIEKIYSIKERDPNKPISISLGEKDQIENYVYVDKPAKKIIEKFMPGPITVILKKKDIIPDILGKNDVGVRIPDNDVIRKIAIVPLTTTSANISGKTAPASLEEVDSIIKEKVDLIIDTGPCKYKVQSTIVKVIDGKIELIREGKIPFEDILRTVKE from the coding sequence ATGAAAACTTTCGAGATTTCGGAAAGTAATCTCAAAAATTGTAATGATGAAATAGAATCTGCAAGAAAAATGATATTGGATGGAAAAATTATTCTTTGTGGGACTGATACACTTTACGGCCTTTCTACAAATGCTTTAGATAAAAAGGCAATTGAAAAAATCTATTCAATAAAAGAAAGGGATCCAAATAAGCCAATTTCGATAAGTCTCGGTGAAAAAGACCAGATTGAAAATTACGTTTATGTTGATAAACCCGCAAAAAAAATAATCGAAAAATTCATGCCTGGTCCAATTACCGTTATTTTAAAGAAAAAAGATATAATTCCTGATATTTTGGGAAAAAATGATGTCGGAGTTAGGATTCCTGATAACGATGTTATAAGAAAGATTGCAATTGTTCCATTAACAACGACAAGTGCAAATATCAGTGGAAAAACTGCCCCAGCATCTCTTGAGGAAGTTGATTCTATAATAAAAGAAAAAGTTGATTTAATAATTGATACCGGCCCATGCAAATACAAAGTTCAGTCTACGATCGTAAAAGTGATTGACGGCAAAATAGAATTGATAAGGGAAGGTAAAATCCCATTTGAAGATATTTTAAGAACAGTAAAAGAATAA
- a CDS encoding MTAP family purine nucleoside phosphorylase, with the protein MIGIIGGTGISSILNKGEERIIDTKYGKSKVLIDKESDVVLLFRHGAEHNTPPHKINYRANICALKTLGVERILALSSVGSLREEVVPGDFLIPNDFLEFTKARKGTFYDGDDGKVVHIDVTEPYCPELKEVTKEILKKRDYKFDEGVYVCTEGPRFETKTEIQIYKNWGHVVGMTAYPEVVLAREMEMCYTSVCNVSNYAAGISKNVLTVDEVLETLKEMEEKILNVVDDFINYEFDERTCFCKSALENAVM; encoded by the coding sequence TTGATTGGCATCATTGGCGGAACAGGAATTTCTTCGATATTAAACAAGGGCGAAGAAAGAATAATTGATACAAAATACGGAAAATCTAAAGTTTTAATCGATAAAGAAAGTGATGTTGTATTACTTTTTAGACACGGGGCTGAACACAACACTCCACCACATAAAATAAATTATCGTGCAAATATCTGCGCTTTAAAGACACTTGGCGTTGAAAGGATCTTAGCATTAAGTTCAGTTGGATCCCTTCGTGAAGAAGTGGTTCCAGGGGACTTTTTAATTCCAAACGACTTTTTAGAATTTACAAAAGCAAGAAAAGGTACATTTTACGATGGAGACGATGGAAAAGTCGTTCACATTGATGTAACTGAGCCATACTGCCCAGAATTAAAAGAAGTTACAAAAGAAATTCTCAAAAAAAGAGATTACAAGTTTGATGAGGGAGTTTACGTTTGTACTGAAGGCCCGAGATTTGAAACAAAAACAGAAATTCAAATTTATAAAAATTGGGGGCACGTTGTTGGAATGACAGCGTATCCAGAAGTAGTTTTGGCAAGAGAAATGGAAATGTGCTACACTTCAGTCTGCAATGTTTCAAATTATGCGGCAGGAATTTCTAAAAATGTTTTAACAGTCGATGAAGTGTTAGAAACTTTAAAAGAAATGGAAGAAAAGATTTTAAATGTTGTTGACGACTTTATTAATTATGAATTTGATGAAAGAACATGTTTTTGTAAATCTGCACTTGAAAATGCGGTAATGTAA
- the ribK gene encoding CTP-dependent riboflavin kinase yields the protein MEIFGNVVSGLGEGRFFVGLTPYKNKFKELTGFTPFEGTLNVKLKHNFNLDEFNPIEFDGFEIDGKKYFGGKVLLVKLFDKSGHSINCAIVAPKKTDHSKKTLELIAPVHLRKFLSLNNSDVVKIVI from the coding sequence TTGGAAATTTTTGGGAATGTCGTAAGCGGACTTGGAGAAGGTAGGTTTTTTGTTGGATTAACCCCGTACAAAAATAAATTTAAAGAATTAACTGGATTTACTCCGTTTGAAGGAACCTTGAATGTAAAATTAAAGCATAATTTCAATTTAGATGAATTTAATCCAATAGAATTTGATGGATTTGAAATCGACGGGAAAAAATACTTTGGCGGAAAGGTACTTTTAGTAAAACTATTTGATAAATCTGGGCATTCGATAAATTGCGCAATTGTTGCTCCAAAAAAGACCGATCACTCCAAAAAGACGTTAGAACTTATTGCACCAGTTCATTTAAGAAAATTTTTATCATTGAATAATTCCGATGTTGTAAAAATCGTAATTTAA
- the ribB gene encoding 3,4-dihydroxy-2-butanone-4-phosphate synthase, with translation MTTDLKNARNSEIKISGDEKISNVEKAIDALKSGKIVLLYDSDDREGETDMVVASEFVTPEHIREMRKNAGGLICTCLHSEFCDKLGIPFMVDILDVAAEKFPVLKELYPNDIPYDEKSTFALYANHRKTFTGITDNDRALTVKKITELCSEERFNDFGKEFRCPGHVAFLRATKGLVKNRQGHTEMTVALAEMAGLTPITTICEMMGDNGKAMSKDLVKKYAEENNLVTINGQELIEYYLNEFSKE, from the coding sequence GTGACTACAGATTTAAAAAATGCGAGAAATTCAGAAATAAAAATATCTGGAGATGAAAAAATCAGTAACGTCGAAAAAGCAATTGATGCTCTAAAAAGTGGAAAAATAGTATTACTTTACGATAGCGATGACAGAGAAGGAGAAACCGACATGGTTGTAGCGTCTGAGTTCGTCACCCCCGAACACATTCGCGAAATGAGAAAAAATGCAGGAGGCTTGATCTGCACCTGTCTTCATTCAGAGTTCTGTGATAAACTCGGTATTCCATTCATGGTTGACATTTTAGATGTTGCAGCTGAAAAATTCCCAGTTTTAAAAGAATTATATCCAAATGACATTCCATACGATGAAAAATCAACATTTGCACTTTATGCAAATCACAGAAAAACATTCACCGGAATTACAGATAACGACAGAGCATTAACTGTTAAAAAAATAACAGAACTCTGCAGTGAAGAAAGATTTAACGATTTTGGAAAAGAATTCAGATGCCCTGGCCACGTTGCATTTTTAAGAGCTACAAAAGGACTCGTTAAAAACAGGCAAGGACATACAGAAATGACTGTTGCACTTGCAGAAATGGCCGGACTAACCCCAATCACGACCATTTGTGAAATGATGGGCGATAACGGAAAAGCAATGTCAAAAGACCTAGTTAAAAAGTATGCTGAAGAAAACAACCTCGTTACAATAAACGGTCAAGAATTAATTGAATACTACCTCAATGAATTTTCAAAAGAATAA
- the ribC gene encoding riboflavin synthase, with product MTVKVGIADTTFARVDMASAAIKKLNEMTSSIKIIRYTVPGMKDLPVACKKLMEEQGCEITMALGMPGGKDKDKVCAHEASQGLMMAQLLTNKHIIEVFVHEDEAKDGKELDWLAKRRAEEHAENVYYMLFKPEFLQKSAGKGLRQGFEDAGAARK from the coding sequence ATGACAGTCAAAGTAGGCATTGCAGACACGACATTTGCACGGGTCGACATGGCATCTGCTGCAATTAAAAAACTAAACGAAATGACTTCCAGTATTAAAATAATAAGGTACACTGTTCCGGGAATGAAAGACCTTCCTGTTGCATGTAAAAAATTGATGGAAGAACAGGGCTGTGAAATTACAATGGCCCTTGGAATGCCGGGTGGAAAGGATAAAGACAAAGTCTGTGCCCATGAAGCTTCCCAGGGATTGATGATGGCCCAATTACTTACTAATAAACATATTATTGAAGTTTTTGTTCATGAAGATGAGGCAAAAGATGGAAAAGAATTAGACTGGCTTGCAAAAAGAAGGGCTGAAGAACATGCTGAAAACGTATACTACATGCTTTTTAAACCGGAATTTTTGCAAAAAAGTGCGGGTAAAGGTTTGAGACAGGGCTTTGAGGATGCAGGAGCTGCAAGAAAATAA
- a CDS encoding AIR synthase-related protein yields the protein MQTINAENNGKIYRIEIDTKEKSSEAKSIEKKLFELGFNVSVDVNKVYTINYDFSIADVEKIANSLHNPVTETSRINVPFNNKFDWALELGFLPGVTDNVANTTTEIINDLLKIDIGLSKVFSSKIIYLNGNLAKHDVEKIAEELINILIERYHIKTYDNYVKDCGMDYIIPKVNLTSEPKVIEINLNVSDDELIEIGKKGILDPETGERRGPLALDLDYITAIKEYYQKEGRNPTDIELEALAQTWSEHCKHTIFASQIDDIEEGIFKKYIRNATYEIRKELGEKDFCISVFSDNSGGIIFDDEWMVTDKAETHNSPSALDPFGGAITGIVGVNRDTVGFGLGALPVANKYGFCVGRPEDTEIIYRGQNKTNPSLLPRRILDGIVHGVNVGGNQSGIPTPNGFVYFDDTYKGKPLVFVGTIGLIPRKLPDGRLSHEKAAENGDNVVVIGGRVGKDGIHGATFSSEAMDEGSPATAVQIGDPITQKKLSDAVVKEARDKGLYNSITDNGAGGISCSVAEMAEECGGFVVELEKVPLKYPGLEPWEIWISESQERVTLSVPDDKLEEFMDLMKIRGVEAVVIGKFNNTDRAVVNYNGKTIMDLNMDFLHNGLPKRKLITKPYPYKTDEPEIAVENQLKTFETVLGNHNNCSFEYISKQYDHEVQNNSVIKPLQGKGRVNGTASVVRPLLSSKKGLVMSQSLFPRLSEISCYDMAACAMDTAIRNCVAVGGNIDHIAIMDNFCWCSSDEPERLYQLKDAAKSCYDYAKTYLTPLISGKDSMFNDFKGFDENNNPIKISVHPTLMMSALGVIDNVENTNSMDLKLKDDLIYVIGETKDECGGSEFYHAFNEVGGKSPKVDAKSARKLYKKMYELSQNGILSSCASVAAGGLVITLAKMAISGMLGIEADLSKTPNENLEFEKIMYSETQSRFIVTIAPENEKEFENLMKEFKIGKIGKVTEKEFIIKNNEDIVITSSLENMDEVYRRRFEEF from the coding sequence ATGCAAACGATTAATGCTGAAAACAACGGAAAAATATACAGAATAGAGATTGATACAAAAGAAAAAAGTTCTGAAGCAAAATCGATTGAAAAAAAGCTATTCGAACTTGGATTCAATGTATCCGTAGACGTGAACAAGGTCTACACAATAAACTACGATTTTTCAATTGCAGATGTTGAAAAAATTGCAAATTCACTTCACAATCCTGTAACGGAAACCTCAAGAATAAATGTTCCATTTAACAATAAATTCGACTGGGCACTTGAACTTGGATTTTTACCAGGAGTTACCGATAACGTTGCAAACACGACCACTGAAATCATTAACGATCTTTTAAAAATCGATATTGGACTCAGCAAGGTATTTTCATCAAAAATAATATATTTAAACGGAAATTTAGCAAAACACGACGTTGAAAAAATTGCAGAAGAGCTTATCAACATTTTAATCGAGAGATATCACATTAAAACTTATGATAATTACGTTAAAGACTGCGGAATGGATTACATTATCCCAAAAGTAAATTTAACGTCTGAACCAAAAGTTATTGAAATTAATTTAAATGTAAGCGACGATGAATTAATCGAAATCGGTAAAAAAGGGATATTGGATCCAGAAACTGGCGAAAGACGAGGCCCTCTTGCACTTGACCTCGATTACATTACCGCAATAAAAGAATACTATCAAAAAGAAGGCAGAAATCCAACAGACATTGAATTAGAAGCACTCGCTCAGACATGGTCAGAACACTGTAAACATACTATTTTTGCATCACAAATTGATGATATCGAAGAAGGAATCTTTAAAAAATACATAAGAAATGCTACATACGAAATAAGAAAAGAACTCGGCGAAAAAGACTTCTGTATTTCCGTATTTTCAGATAATTCCGGTGGAATCATATTTGACGATGAATGGATGGTGACTGATAAGGCAGAAACCCACAACAGCCCTTCAGCACTTGACCCATTTGGTGGTGCAATTACCGGAATTGTTGGAGTTAACAGGGATACTGTTGGTTTTGGTCTTGGAGCACTCCCTGTTGCAAATAAATACGGATTCTGCGTTGGAAGGCCCGAAGATACAGAAATAATTTACAGGGGACAAAACAAAACAAATCCATCACTACTCCCAAGAAGAATACTTGATGGAATCGTTCACGGAGTAAATGTTGGAGGAAACCAATCAGGAATTCCAACCCCTAACGGATTCGTCTACTTTGATGATACTTACAAGGGAAAACCTCTCGTATTCGTTGGAACTATCGGTTTAATTCCAAGAAAACTTCCAGACGGAAGATTAAGCCACGAAAAAGCGGCTGAAAACGGAGATAACGTCGTAGTTATTGGTGGAAGAGTTGGAAAAGATGGAATTCACGGTGCAACGTTCTCCTCAGAAGCCATGGATGAAGGAAGCCCTGCAACAGCAGTTCAAATTGGAGACCCGATTACCCAGAAAAAACTCTCGGATGCAGTTGTTAAAGAAGCTAGAGATAAAGGACTCTACAACAGCATTACTGATAACGGTGCTGGTGGAATTTCCTGTTCGGTTGCGGAAATGGCTGAAGAATGTGGCGGTTTTGTTGTAGAACTCGAAAAAGTTCCTTTGAAATACCCTGGACTCGAACCTTGGGAAATCTGGATAAGTGAATCACAGGAAAGAGTTACACTATCCGTTCCAGACGATAAATTAGAAGAATTCATGGATTTAATGAAAATAAGGGGCGTTGAAGCTGTTGTAATTGGTAAATTTAACAATACCGATAGAGCCGTTGTAAATTACAATGGAAAGACCATTATGGATTTAAATATGGACTTTTTACACAACGGGCTTCCAAAAAGAAAATTAATAACAAAACCTTACCCTTACAAAACAGACGAACCAGAAATTGCTGTTGAAAACCAGTTAAAAACTTTTGAAACAGTACTTGGAAACCACAACAATTGCAGTTTTGAATACATTTCAAAACAATACGACCACGAAGTGCAAAATAATTCGGTAATAAAACCACTTCAAGGAAAAGGAAGAGTAAATGGAACTGCTTCAGTTGTAAGGCCCCTTTTAAGTAGTAAAAAAGGACTCGTAATGAGCCAGTCGCTTTTCCCAAGATTGAGCGAAATTAGCTGCTATGACATGGCTGCATGTGCAATGGATACCGCAATTCGAAACTGTGTTGCAGTTGGCGGAAATATCGACCATATCGCGATAATGGACAACTTCTGCTGGTGCAGTTCAGATGAGCCTGAAAGGTTATACCAGTTAAAAGATGCTGCAAAATCATGCTACGATTACGCAAAAACATACTTAACCCCATTAATTTCTGGAAAAGACAGTATGTTTAACGATTTCAAAGGATTTGACGAAAATAATAATCCAATTAAAATCTCGGTGCACCCTACTTTGATGATGTCTGCCCTTGGTGTAATCGATAACGTGGAAAATACAAATTCAATGGATTTAAAATTAAAAGACGATTTAATTTACGTTATTGGAGAAACTAAAGACGAATGCGGGGGAAGTGAATTCTACCATGCATTTAATGAAGTTGGTGGAAAATCTCCGAAAGTCGATGCAAAATCTGCAAGAAAATTGTACAAAAAAATGTACGAATTAAGCCAGAATGGAATACTTAGCTCCTGTGCATCAGTCGCTGCAGGGGGACTTGTAATTACGCTTGCAAAAATGGCAATTTCAGGTATGCTTGGAATAGAAGCTGATTTATCAAAAACACCAAATGAAAATCTTGAATTTGAAAAAATCATGTATTCAGAAACACAATCAAGATTTATAGTTACTATTGCTCCTGAAAATGAAAAAGAATTTGAAAATTTAATGAAAGAATTCAAAATCGGAAAAATAGGTAAAGTTACTGAAAAAGAATTCATAATCAAGAATAATGAAGATATTGTGATAACTTCAAGCCTTGAAAACATGGACGAAGTATACAGAAGGAGATTTGAGGAGTTCTAG
- the purQ gene encoding phosphoribosylformylglycinamidine synthase I yields MVPKVLVMSGYGINCETETAHTFQKAGAKTDIVHINDLIAGKKKMADYEIIMFPGGFSYGDDTGSGNAFANKIKNNLFDDLKEFINSGKLILGICNGFQVMTNLGLFALPSTDYGERISALEANTNNRYECRWVHIKENESICVFTKGIDIIHVPIAHGEGRFYCDEKTYLELKENKQIVFTYCDSEGNPANKEYPLNPNGAYYDIAGICDKSGRIMGLMPHPERSLYSISEPEYQLKKEIAKRNGEIIPEFIESNIQIFKNAVEYFNK; encoded by the coding sequence GTGGTTCCAAAAGTACTTGTGATGTCGGGATACGGCATAAATTGTGAAACAGAAACCGCCCACACATTCCAAAAAGCGGGTGCAAAAACGGACATTGTCCACATTAACGATTTAATCGCTGGAAAAAAGAAAATGGCAGATTACGAAATAATCATGTTTCCGGGCGGGTTCTCATACGGAGACGATACCGGATCAGGTAACGCATTTGCAAACAAAATTAAAAACAACTTATTTGACGATTTAAAAGAATTTATTAATTCTGGAAAATTGATTTTGGGAATATGTAATGGCTTTCAGGTAATGACCAATCTGGGATTATTTGCACTTCCTTCAACCGATTACGGGGAAAGAATTAGTGCCCTTGAAGCAAACACAAACAACAGGTACGAATGCAGGTGGGTGCATATTAAAGAAAACGAATCCATTTGTGTATTTACAAAAGGAATCGATATAATACACGTCCCAATTGCCCATGGGGAAGGCCGATTTTACTGCGATGAAAAAACCTACCTTGAATTAAAAGAAAATAAACAGATTGTATTTACTTACTGCGATTCTGAAGGAAATCCTGCTAACAAAGAGTACCCATTAAATCCAAACGGTGCTTACTACGATATTGCAGGAATCTGTGATAAATCTGGAAGAATCATGGGTTTAATGCCGCACCCTGAAAGGTCACTTTACTCAATAAGTGAACCAGAATATCAACTTAAAAAAGAAATTGCTAAAAGAAATGGAGAAATCATTCCAGAATTTATTGAAAGCAATATTCAAATCTTTAAAAATGCGGTTGAATACTTCAACAAATAA